A window of the Streptomyces formicae genome harbors these coding sequences:
- a CDS encoding ABC transporter transmembrane domain-containing protein — translation MQIRDLPYLDPGVPDTRSGLRYLVWLGRNQLGGQLKALAWGMLHFVSVMALPYGVGFAVQAVVERSGTRLALAGGLIALTTVGIAVGDTMLHRTAVTNWITAAARTQQLLARRTAELGSALTRRVAAGEVVAVSTGDVEKIGWFVEAVSRFLAAALTVVLVVVGLLVYQPALGVVVAIGVPVLALGVLPLLPRATRLADAQREKAGKATELASDTVAGLRVLRGIGGEELFLRRYRRASQEVRRAAVRSARMWSLITAVQVLLPGLLLIAVVWYGIGLVGEGRIEIGELVTVYSAVMLLSYPLRHFEEIAMAYSFSRPSARRAARVLSLERPSGGSGDASDGTPAGDLYDPASGLLAPAGTLTAVVCGDPDAAGRLAERLGGHAAEPEGLPSVLLGGVALDEQPRETARAAVLVQDKDPVLLSGSLTELLDVPASGEVSATEALAAAECADVLDALAQAALDGDPMGAPITERGRSLSGGQRQRLALARSLVADPEVLVLDEPTSAVDSHTEARIAEGVRALRTGRTTVVLTSSPLLLDRADRVVLVHESEVVAVGVHRELLHKEPRYREVVTRETEAERLAVRPGPGAGEAIGTDGDAGDITVAVAVASEIDIDIEETA, via the coding sequence ATGCAGATTCGCGATCTTCCGTATCTCGATCCCGGAGTACCGGACACGCGGTCGGGTCTCCGGTACCTCGTCTGGCTCGGGCGCAATCAGCTCGGCGGGCAACTGAAGGCACTCGCGTGGGGCATGCTGCACTTCGTCTCGGTGATGGCCCTCCCGTACGGCGTCGGCTTCGCCGTGCAGGCCGTGGTGGAGCGCTCCGGCACCCGGCTCGCGCTCGCGGGCGGGCTGATCGCCCTCACGACGGTCGGTATCGCTGTCGGCGACACGATGCTGCACCGCACGGCCGTCACCAACTGGATCACCGCGGCCGCCCGGACGCAGCAGCTGCTGGCCCGCAGGACCGCCGAGCTGGGCTCCGCGCTCACCCGGCGGGTCGCGGCCGGCGAGGTCGTCGCCGTCTCGACGGGCGACGTCGAGAAGATCGGCTGGTTCGTGGAGGCGGTCTCGCGCTTCCTCGCCGCGGCACTCACGGTCGTCCTGGTCGTCGTGGGGCTGCTCGTCTACCAGCCGGCGCTCGGCGTCGTGGTCGCGATCGGCGTACCGGTGCTGGCGCTCGGCGTGCTGCCCCTGCTCCCCCGCGCCACACGGCTGGCGGACGCGCAGCGCGAGAAGGCGGGCAAGGCCACCGAGCTGGCCTCCGACACGGTCGCCGGGCTGCGGGTGCTGCGCGGTATCGGCGGCGAGGAGCTGTTCCTGCGGCGCTACCGGCGCGCCTCGCAGGAGGTGCGCCGGGCCGCCGTCCGCAGCGCCCGCATGTGGTCGCTGATCACGGCCGTTCAGGTGCTGCTGCCCGGCCTGCTGCTGATCGCCGTCGTCTGGTACGGCATCGGGCTGGTCGGCGAGGGGCGGATCGAGATCGGTGAACTCGTCACCGTCTACAGCGCGGTGATGCTGCTGAGCTACCCGCTGCGGCACTTCGAGGAGATCGCGATGGCGTACTCGTTCTCGCGGCCCTCCGCGCGGAGGGCGGCGCGGGTGCTGTCGCTGGAGCGCCCGTCGGGCGGCTCCGGGGACGCGTCCGACGGTACGCCGGCGGGCGATCTGTACGACCCGGCGAGCGGGCTGCTCGCCCCGGCCGGGACGCTGACCGCGGTCGTCTGCGGCGATCCTGACGCGGCGGGCCGGCTGGCAGAGCGGCTCGGCGGGCATGCCGCCGAGCCGGAGGGCCTGCCCTCGGTGCTGCTCGGCGGGGTCGCCCTGGACGAGCAGCCCCGCGAGACCGCCCGCGCCGCGGTGCTGGTCCAGGACAAGGACCCGGTGCTGCTCTCCGGCAGCCTGACGGAGCTGCTCGACGTGCCCGCGTCCGGCGAGGTCTCCGCCACCGAGGCCCTGGCCGCCGCCGAGTGCGCGGACGTGCTCGACGCGCTTGCGCAGGCGGCGCTGGACGGCGACCCGATGGGCGCGCCGATCACCGAGCGCGGCCGCTCGCTCTCCGGCGGGCAGCGGCAGCGGCTGGCCCTGGCCAGGTCGCTGGTCGCGGACCCCGAGGTGCTCGTGCTCGACGAGCCGACGTCGGCGGTCGACTCGCACACGGAGGCGCGGATCGCCGAGGGCGTGCGGGCGCTGCGGACGGGGCGTACGACGGTCGTCCTCACGTCGTCTCCGCTGCTGCTCGACCGGGCCGACCGGGTGGTGCTCGTCCACGAGAGCGAGGTCGTGGCCGTCGGCGTGCACCGGGAGCTGCTGCACAAGGAGCCGCGCTACCGGGAGGTGGTGACCCGGGAGACGGAGGCGGAACGGCTCGCCGTGCGGCCGGGTCCGGGCGCCGGGGAAGCGATCGGCACGGACGGGGA